CCTTTCTTTCATATCACTTCCTCCACAACAAACGCACTGTAAAAGAAGGCTTTGTCTTGAGCATACAGAGCTTGAGCCAGATCGGTGAGGGGTTGGAGTTGATCTGCCATACTGTCGGGGCGCGATCGCGGTGCGAGCATGTTCCAGTAGGCAAGGCGAGCCTGGGGACGACTGGCGTTGATGAGACGTTGCAGGAGTTGGTGGTAGTTGGCAGGCGAAAGGTATTCAAAGATGTCGCTGAGGTTGTAGCGATCGATCGCGTTCTCGCCAATGTCGCTTAAAAAATCCTCTACAGAACTGCATCGCCACTCTAAACGATCGAGGTTGGCGCGAATGGCGTCAAAGTTTTCAGGGTGCAGCGCATAGGGCAGTGCGGTGGTGTGTCGTCCGGTGAGAATCCATTGCAGATAGGGGTTCTCAGCAGGGTTCAGTTCCGTCAGGGCATAGCGGGTTCGCTGCAAAATGCGATCGGCGACGTTGCCTTCAACGTATTTGAAGAAACTGGGGTCACGTCCGGCACGACCCATGACAAAGCGAGAAAAAAAGATGCGAAAGAGCGATCGCCACTGCCAGGTATCCCACTCGCGTTGGTAGAATTCTCGTCGTCGAGTTAAGCTACCCCCACTGAGTAACTGCTCCACTCGCTGCCGATTGTGTACCAGCGGCAATACCCACCGACGAAACAGTTGAAAGTACCGTTCAAACTTGCCTGCATGACCAATACCGCGATCGATTTCAGCCGAATGACTGTCCCAGAAATAACGTGCATCGGGGGAAAGTTGCGATCGGCAACGCCGATACAGATCTTGGCGATCGCGTCCATCACCAGAACCAATCAACACTAACAACTCGGTGTGGCTTAACTCCCGATAAGCTGCAATGCGCAGTTCCAGACACGCCAGTTGCGCCGGACTCAGATCAAGGGCAATCACCCGTTGTGGGCTGCGGCTGAGTAGAGCCAGGGTGTTGTCTCCAGCAGAGGCGATCGACAGACACACATGATGCGGTTGAATGTCGAGAGCCTGCACCAGAATGTCAGCATCTTCCCAGCACTGGGCATAGCGGATCTGCTCAAACGTGGCGCGATCGGCAATTTCACTGCCCATGGGATGCCTCAACCGATTTGGCTTCCAGGGGAATAGGCTCCAGTGAGGGTGTCTCCACAGGCTGAAACTCTGTAGGATTGGTCGTTTCAACCGTTGCTTCAGGGGTTGGGTCAATTGGCGAATGAACGACCTCCAGACGACGCACCATGCCTGTACTGCCGTCCATCTCAACCCAGTCACCATCCTTTAGCCATTGCATTACACCTGCCAGAGAGACGATCGCCGGAATGCCCATCTCCCGTGCCACGATCGCCGCATGTGAAAGCAAACTACCCCGCTCGACCAACAACCCTGCGGCAGCAGGAAACAGCATGATCCAACCGGGGTCAGTGCGCTCGGCAACGAGAATGCTGCCTTTTCGCAATTCCGCCGTTCTGGGGTCGGTGATCACCTGCACTTGAGCACGGACAATACCGGGGCAGCAACCCATTCCCTGAAGGCTCACCGTATCAGCAGCAGTCGTTGCAAGGGTTGAGTGACTGGAGGATAACTGCAAGATGAAGGGGTGAACTGTTCCGCGAGTCTGGAAGCGATCGGGCGGTGCCGATTGGCGGCGATATCGTTCAAACTCGGCTTGCCGAACGGCGACTAATCCTTTCAAGTCAGTACAAGTCGTAGTGCCGTCGATGAACCCTAACACTTCCTCGACATTGAGATAGAAAACGTCTTGAGGCGAGGTGAGTTGATCTAGCGCATAGAAGCGTCGTCCCAACTCCAGAAACAGGCGACGCACCCGACCAAACAGCCGAGTCCGCTCAAATCGCAGGTTTTCGCGATCGCGCACACGGGCACGAGCATTGCTCAAAACCCAGTTAAACAGCCATCGTTTAAGAGGATTCTTTTGCAGGGCTTGGGCAACGATCAGTTCGGCTTGTTCGCGCAGAGGGGTGTGGGGAATAGGAGAGACGTGATTAACTGCGTCTGTACTGGCAGATGGGGAAGTGGCGAGGTTGCCGATCGACCGCAAGAGCAAGAGGGGGTTGTCGTGAAGGGTTTGGCTTTCGAGTTTGAGTTCCTCCAGGCAGCGATCGCCAAACTTCGCCAGATACGCCTCATACTGCTGATGAAAGGCAGGCACTGTGGGGATGTGTTGCAGGATTTGTGGCAGTGACCCGGTTCGCAACAGGTCTACAAAAACTGGATCGTTGCTGATAGTTTCTGCCATTTGGCGCACTCGTTCGGCGGGTTCTGCGCTGATCATGCCGCCTTCACTGCTAATCAGGTCATTCTGCAACGTTCCAGCGGTATCGTTACACCAGGCGATCGCCAGTTTTCGCAATACGCCATAAAAAATCATGGCAAAAAAGTCGTTGATCAAGGGCGCATCCCAGCGCGTTAGCAGTTGCCGCTCCAGCATGTGATAGTATGCCGCCAACTCATCGGGACGCATCGTTTCCAACTGGCTCTGGGGTAAGCTAAGGGCGCGATCGAGCCGTTGATAAAAGCGACGAATCTGTCGAGGTAGCGTGATCAGGTTGCGGAGCAGTCCCACGATGCTGTTGACCAGGCGCAAGCTATCGCGCAATTTGTCCGTCAGTGTTGCAGCGGTCAACGTGGTTAAGACATCGGCGGGCAACTCTTCCCGCACCCCCATCATCTGCTCCATAAAGCGGCGATTGACGGTGAATCCGGGGAGCAACGCCAGTACTCGATACCAACTCAACAGATTGTAGTAAATCCGTCCCTGAATCAGCCCCAACATGCGACGAAAGGTGATGTCATGATCGGCGATCGCCCCTTTTGACACGCCCATGATCCGGCAAAACTGCCGATAAACCTCTTCGTAGGCTCGACGGGCAAAGGAAAAGGTCAACGGCGTGGTGACACCGCCATAGCTCTCGACGATGTTGCTGTTGTCCCATAGGGTGAGTGCGCCATCCGGGTCAGCAATCTTGACCAGGTTCGTGATCGGTCGTGCTTGAAGTAAATACAACTCTCCCTGTTCGATCGCCCACTCAATATCTTGAGGACGCTCAAACCGTTGCTCTACATCCCGTACCAGACGAGCGATCACCTGCACCTGCTCATCCGTCAGAGTTGGTTCTTCTACCAGTTCATCGGCTATGGGAACAGGGGCGACCGTAACCGAGCCATCTTGCTCAATCAGCCGATGAGCAACGGTTTTGCGGGCGAGATAGCGGTGAATCACCTGTCCCCGGCGATCGACCTGAAAGGTATCGGCATCTACATCGCCGGATACCAGGGCTGTGCCCAAACCATACACCGCTGAAATCACTGCCACTCCTCGCTGCCCGGTAACCGGATTGGCACTAAACGCGACACCTGCCACATCTGCGTTGACCATGCGCTGAATCAACACTGCTGGCGGTGAGGGCAGAGAGGTGAGTTGGTTTTCCTGTCGATACGCTAAAAGGCGATCGCCAAATCCCGATCGCCACACATCTGCCACTCGTGCCGCTACCTGATCCAGGGGTACGCCCAAGAAGCTCTCCAACTGCCCTGCAAAGGAGTGGGTCGCTCCATCCTCATCCACAGCAGACGATCGCACCGCGACTCGTTCCCCGTTGGGACAAAGCGTTTGTAGAGCTTTCATTAACTCAGCTTGAGCAGTCTCACTCAGGCGCAAGTTCCGCAGAGCCTGATCAAGATCACCGGATTGCAGTTGCTCCCGTTGTTGTGGGGTGAGGCTGTGTTCAAATGCCTGAGGTGAGAGTACAAACCAGGCGGGCACTGGGAAATTATACTGAACGAGGGTTGTTAGGGCGTTGGCTTTGCCACCCAGTTGCCCCAAAGTGGCATTAGATTGGGTCGCATTCATAATGCATGTCATGGGAAAAATCCTTTGCAATTCACCGATGGGCGAGCACATTGCTCACCCCATTTGACGAGTTTGAATCAACGAGCGATGCGAAGCAGTTTCCCTGTTGGGGTATTTGTCGTTTCATAGCTTGCTATTGCTCGTAACATTCCCTAAACATTTCGCAGTATCAACGGCAGTAAACCCAAACTTAAATACACCACGAGTGACCAGACTCCTGAAACCTGCTCGACCCACTTTGCTGATTGAGTGGTTGGGCGCACCATAAAACGCCACGCCACAAACACAGCTATGGTTAATAACAACAGCATCAACAGGATAACCGGAATTGTAAAGCGAACATGCATCGCCGCAATCACCGTAGACAGGGTGAGCAACCAGAGAATGCCAAGCCAAATCATGACAGCTTTCTGGCGACCCCAGAGGGCAGTGTAAGTTTCGACCCCTTTTTCTTCGTCTTTGGGGGCACGAATCTTCCGCCCGATTTCTAACATAATTCCACCCAAGAAGCTGACTACCAGAAACCAGAGCACACCGGGCGGGGCAAACCAACTGCCGTTGATCCAATCACAGGCAGTGGCATACAGCGCAATCAACGGCATGATCACCATGTGGCTGATCAGGTAAATGGGGGGGTGGGATTTAAGCCAGCCTGGTACAAAAAACTCATAGGTCATCAACGTCATGTAGCCCCACACCAGTGCCAGCATTAGGACTAATCGAGGGTCAACCGCGATCGTTAACCCCAGTTGAATGGCAGCAGCAGCGATCGCCAATCGTCCCAGTTCTTTCAGAGTGACCAATCCACGAGGCACCGGGCGGTAGGGGCGATAGCGAAAGTCATCTTCATAATCTTTAAACTCGTCCGCAATACGGAGTTGCAAAAAAAATAAAAAAACCACTAGAAAAGCAATCACCCCTGAGCCAACTGTTTGCCAGAGTGAAAACCCTTCCAGTTCCCATATGGGTCTTGAGCGTTGTGCCAACAATGGATCAAAGATTCGCTCTCGCAACAACACTGAATAACAAACAGCTGAGAGACTAAAGATTGCAATCAGTAGACCATTTTTGATAACTGGAAATCGTTCCTGCTGATACACCCACCATCGATTAAGCATGGCTTGCATAGTCGCCCTCGTCACCTTGTTCTGATAGTCGTTCGTGACCTGATACTTGTCCGTGATCTGATATTTTTCCGCGTGCCAACCGTTGATGGGCACGGGTAAATTCCCCCGAACACAACGCCCCAATGATAGATAACTCTCCGGCTAAGAGGAGCGATGCGCACACCTCAGCAAAGGCTCTGGCGTTGCCTGTACCTGCCAATCCCAAAATCTCTAGACATGCCTGCTGACTGGGAAGCCCCGTCCCTCCACCTACCGTCCCCACGATTAAATTGGGGAGGGTGACTGCGGCATAGAGTTCATCAGCAGGTGTAACCTCAAATCGAGTCACCCCAACAGCGGATTCAGCGACACAGGCTGCATCTTGACCACAGGCAATGTAGAGAGCAGCCAACCCGTTTGCGTAGTGACCCTGAACGCCAATCGTGCCTGTTAGAGTGCCCCCGATCGCTGACATGCGCCAATACTCGACCATTTGAGCCGGAGTCGCATGGAGGCGTTTTTGCAATACCGTTGTCGGAATGGTGACCTCTGCGGTCACTTTTTTTCCTCGCACCGAGAGAAAGGATTGAGCACTGGCTTTTTTGTCGCCAGACAGGTTTGCCTCTACAAACCAATGTTGGGGTTGGATGGGAGAATGTTCCCGAATGTAGTCACAAATCGCCTGGGTAGCGATCGTTACCATGTTTTGTCCGGCAGCATCCCCTGTGTTGAATTGGAAGTCGAGGTAAACGTGGTTTCCCTCAACTGTAATCCGCATATCCGTCAGCTTGCCATAACGGGTAGTAGACTCAGCCGCATATTTAAACGCTTCCTGTTGGGCGATCGCCCACAACATAAACTTGCCCACCTCCGTCACCGTGCGAAAGGCAAATCCCGGTGCTCGACTCACCCCTTCATTCATCAGTAGAGCCGTGCATCCGCCCACCTCCGTCAGCAGTTGTGCCCCCCGGTTATAGGAAGCAACCAGAGCCGCCTCAGTCGTCGCTAACGGTACGTAATAACTGCCTTGAGCAAACAAGCCATTGACCTGAAGGGGTCCGGCAATCCCCACCGGAATTTTCACCGTCCCAATAAAATTTTCGATGTTGCGGCGATAGCACTCTGCCTGCACCAATGTCTGCGGATCTAATACAGCGGATTGAGTGTCAGGAGCCGCATTCAACACCTGCCAACGCCGAGCGATCGCCTCTGGAGTGAGACGCGACCCTCCGGGCATTCTAGCGGGGGATGGGGTCAATTTGGGTTGTAGTCGATCTTCGAGTTCTTGAACCGTGTGCGATCGCAGCAACTGTTCTAGATAGGTGCTGACATGGCGATAGTGGGTTGACATGAACCGAGCTTCCTTTTGCCCACGGGTTACAAAATAGACAGTGGGAGATATGTCAACTGTAGGCTTGATTTACTTTAGCTAGCGAGAACCTGTGACAGCCGATCAAGCTGGAACACAGATTCAAAGTGTAACAAAGCATTCAATCGCGATTGTACAGGAAAGCTTGGCACATATCTTAGGGTCAGAAGGGTTTAGAGAGACGCGATTAATCGCGTCTCTCTAAACCCTTATCCATCTACCAAAAGCGATCGCGTCAAAATACTCATCACCTCACCCGGAGTTGCCGCAGGTAATAACGGACTCCACTCGCCCACTTCGGCAAACCCCAACCGATACAGTGTGTGGATTGTACCTGTGACCCCTCTACGCGAGCCAATCACCAGAATCCGCAGTGATTCGCGGTTGGGCAGATCTTGTTCGGTAAGAGAACCTAACCCTGGATTGGGGTTGGAGTTGGGAGTGGGAGTAAAACTAGCCGTGCAACCGATCGAAAAATAGCTATGCATGGAGTTAATCTGTTATCAGTTATTTTGACAGATTACCTGTTAGCATGTATTTTGTAAATAGAGTGATTTGGTTTTGAGGTTATGACCGTAGCCACCTTGAATGGGGTGGAGGCAAGCCAGGAAGCTCCTCCAAAATCAGTGTTTGAGCCGTTGCCTTTGTCCTAAGCTTTCTAACCAAAGCCATACATCCAAATCTGTTTAATGAACCGTAGGGACTGTAGGCATGGGTTTTGCTCTTAAACCTCGCTAAATCCAGGGGTTATCTGCTAAACCCACCCATACAATGTCGCGATCCTTCATCCGACTTGAGGTTAGGTTTTGGGCGGAATATCAGTCTGTCCGTATTTGAAACCTGCTTGTTCGGCAACCATTGTGAGGTATTTGGAGGTTGATAGCCGGGGATCATACACGCTAGTTTCCCAATCACTGACGGTTTGTTGCCGTACCCCCAGTTTTTGGGCAAATTCCACCTGCGACAGCCCCATGTGTCGCCGCAACGCTTTAATCAACTCCGCATTCCACAACACCGTGTCGCCAACCCGTTGTATCGCGTATTCTGTCGAAGGTTTACGAAAGGTGACACTTTCATGGGCAACATCGATCGCCTCGACCAAGTAACCCGCCATCATCCAGGCAGATGCCTGCAATGCGCCTTTGGTGCGATTGCTCCACCAGGCTTTTTGACGACGCGCCGAGGTGGGCAATTCATCGCCAATGATGGTTTCAATCTCAGTAAAGGTGAGGGTTATCTCAGGGCGATCGCTCCGACGCAAATAGTTCAATAGCGGCTCGTACTTATTGCCACCCTTCATACGGTTCTTTTAACGAATGGACAGTTCAAAAAAGTGTCACTTCAGGAGTATCGAATTTTTGACCTAATGCAGTATTGTATTAAATGTGAGGAGTGATTCAACGAAAAAGCCCTTGGAGTCGAAACACGGTCAGACGCCCAAGGGCTTTTTTTAATGGCTTTAAGGGTATTGGTCAAGGGTTAATAGTCAAGGGTCAAGGGTTAATAGTCAGTGGTCAAGGGTCAATCGCAGTGAGTTGACCGCCATGATCAACCGACGCGATAAAGCGTGCTTCGTCCTTTCATCCTTCCGCCCTGATCGGCTATCCTTCTCTTCTTTTCTCTCGTCCTTCCTAATCCACCGCTCCAATTCGATGAGGTGGCCAAAACCGCACCATGGCTCGACCAATCATCCGTTCACGCGGGACATAGCCCCAAAAGTGGCTGTCATAGCTGTTGTTTCGGTTGTCACCTAACACGAGATAGGAGTCAGGCGGCACCACCTCTGGACCCCATTGATATTCTGGAGGGGCAGCGATGTAGTTCTCTTGCAAAGGTTCATCGTTGATGTAAACTCGACCGTCTCTGACCTCGACTGTCTCACCGGGTAGACCAATCACCCGTTTAATCAGGTCATCCCGCAGGTTTTGCTCTAACAACACGTCGGGGGGTGAGAACATGGCGATGTCGCCCCGCTTGGGTGGAGAGAAGCGATAGCTGATTTTATCAATCAAGACGCGATCGTTGATGTGGATCGTCGGCTCCATCGACCCGGTGGGAACGTAACGGGGTTCCGCAACGGCTGTCCGGACTCCCAATGCCAAAAACAAGCTCAGTCCAATGGTTTTCAGACTTTCAATCCAAAATTTAGATGAATCCGTAGGTTGGGTTGGTTTCGACATGGAGAGCAAGGGTTGAGGCAGAGTAAGACGTTCGCTAAAGCCCAATCTACACCATGTCACCCCGGTTGTGCATGAAATCGGTTGAGGGTTGGGGAAACAAGCTCTCTAAAGCCGCAGGATAAATCGAGCCGCATTCAGGTAAATCAACACACCCAACACGTCTACAGCCGTTGTGATGAAGGGGGCAGACATCAAAGCCGGATCAAACCCAATGGTTTGAAACAAAAAAGGCAGAGTTGAGCCAGCGATCGATGCCAGGATTGAGATCGCAATCAGACTAATGCCAACGGCGATCGCCACCGCTAGATCCCCTTGCAAAAAGTACGCCCAGACCAACACCACCACACCCAACATCAAGCCCAAAAAGGCTCCGGCGATCGCCTCTCGTCGAATCACCTTAAACGCTCCCGTTCGCTGCAACTCATCGGTATTTAACCCACGAATGACCACTGTAGAAGACTGCGCCCCGACATTGCCCCCGGTGCCAATTAGCAGGGGAATGAATGCCGTTAGGGCTACAACCTCTTGCAACACATCCTGCTGACTACGAATCACAGCACTGGTAGCAGTATTGGTTATCAGTAGGACAAATAACCAGACCACCCGCCGACGGGCAACGGTTAGCAGATTGGTCTGGAAGTAACTGTCTTCCCCAGCCTGCACGCCTCCCAGAGTGTAGATGTCTTTCGTGGTTTCCTCTTCCAGAATGTCAATTACATCATCGACCGTGACGATCCCCACCAATCGGTCTTCCGTATCCACCACGGGCACAGCCAAAAAATCATATCGCTGAATCAACCGCGCTACTTCTTCCTGATCGGTATCGGTGTAGACCGACACCACATCGCGCACCATGATTTCGCCGATACGCTGGTCGGGTTGGGCAATCACCAACGCTCGTAGTGAGAGAATCCCAGTCAGTTGGCGACCAGAGTCAGTGACGTAAAGGTAGTAGATCGTCTCGCTCACATCGGCTAAGCGACGAATGCGATCGAGTGCCTGAGCCACCGTCAAGTCTTCCTTCAAGGAAATATACTTCGGGGTCATAATCCGCCCCGCTGTGCCCGACTCATACCCCAACAACAAAGCCGTGGCGTTTCGTTCCTCAGGGCTTAATTGCTCTAGCAGACGAATGACGACTTTAGCGGGTAGCTCGTCAAACAACCGTGCGCGATCGTCAGGGGACATTTTATCCACAACGTCCAACACGTCCTGCCGCTTGAATTCTTCAATTAACGACTGCTGAACCGTGGAATCCAGGTATTCATAGACCTCGATCGCCTCTGCTTTAGAGAGTAGACGAAAGGCAATGACCTGCATCGACTCAGGCAACGCCTCAATCGCATCGGCAATATCGGCAGGCTGCACAGGCACCAATAACGCCTTTGCCCCTTGCAAGTTGTTTTGCTCTAACAACAACTGCAACTGCGATCGCACGAGTTGTATTAACTCACGACGTGAAAAGCCCTGAGTTGCAAGCGTTGAATGGTCGTCTTCTGAGAATGCCAATGGGGTGAATTGAAATAGGGTTTGATTTTAGTCTAGAGGGGATTTGACATCACAGAATACCTCAAAGGCATCGTTTTAGCCTATTTCCCCAATCTGGCTAGACTGGCTCCCAGGAGCACCGCCCCAATCCCCAAGACAGCACTGCCCACCCAATAGAAAAGGGCAAGGGTAGACGTCCGTTCTCGCCATAATGTCACCGCATCCAACCCATAGGTCGAGAACGTGGTGTAAGCCCCTAAAAATCCGGTCGTCACCATCAGCCGCACCTCCGGCGACACGGTAGGGATGCGTTCTAGAAACAGGGTCGTCAGGAACCCCATCGCCAAACACCCACTGACGTTGATAAAGAATGTGCCATAGGGGAATCCGTTCCCTAACACCTTTGCACACCACAACGTCAGGTAATAACGACTTAATGCACCTGCGATCGCCCCTAAACTAATGGCGATCGGGGTGCGAATCAGAGGATCTTGCAGCACGGCTCACCTTAATAACAGTACACTTTCATCGTCTCCTAAAACGAAACCAAACCCGATCGGCAACTTTTTGACGCAGATTATTGATGCAGATTAAAGAGTTGATCCGATTGCAAACAAGTTTTAGATGGATTGACGAAACGACCATCCATAGGCTTTATAACTATCTATAGCCATCCCAACTGGGATATAAACGGGGTGCAGGGGTGAACCTCTGGCTAAGGACGAAGCCTCCACACCCCCCTTCACAAGCACATTGAATGGTGTGATTGCTCTATGAAACAGATTATGCCTGCGGCGATCGCCTTCCTATCCTTACCCATCTTCCTGGCTAGCCCGGTCTACGCTCAGGAAGTGAATCAAGAGTTGTACGAACTCTGTTCTCGGTTTCCCTTTAATTCTCGCTGTGAGGGGGTCAGTGTTCCCATTCCTTTAGAGCGACGTTCTGGCACACGCATCATCTGCTCACTGGAGTTGAACAGCCCTGCCGAATCAGAGCAATGTCGGTTGGCGATCGCGGATAATAATTTGACGCTCTACATAGAAGTGGGAGATCGGATCTCCTTATTAGACAATCAACGCGCCACCGAGGAGATCACCATTCCACTCAGCAACATCTTTGCGCTTGATCTCCGAATCTGGGACAGAAGAGCAGATGCCAATAGCCTGTTATTTGGCGGTTCACTTTACGTCCAGCAGCCTCAGGACTATTCAGATGTAGAACGCACCTTCAACCCATCGACTGATAACGATGAACGATCTGGATTTGGGAGCCAAGATTTTGCTGAAATTGAAATCAGTTATCGGATGCCAGACGTCGCCGCATCTGAGAACCAGAGTAATGTACTCAGCATTGCAGCCAGTGAAGAATTTGGCTTCTTCTTGAGAGAACAAATCACACCCAATCTGGCTTCCCCCGCAAGCGGCGTGTTGTTGGGAGAGCCAGAGGCGATTAGCTCCGCAACAGCCGCGGGTACCGCCTCCAACACTGCAACACTCACGCAACAACTACTAGACACAAACCGTTGCATTCGCTGTGACTTGAGAGGCGCAGATTTAAGGGGAGCCGATTTAGAAGATGCGAATTTAGAAGGAGCGAACCTGGAGGGGGCAAATTTAACGGAAGCGAACCTCGAAGGAAGCTATCTGGTCGGTGCAAACTTAAGTGGGGCTACTCTCGCCGAAGCAGACCTGAGTCAAGCCTGGTTGGCATTGGCGTCTTTAACAAGCGCAAATTTACAAGAATCCAACCTGCAAGGGGCGAGTTTGCAATCCGCTAACTTACAGAGTGCGAATTTAAGCAAGGCTCAACTCGAAGGGGCAAGGCTCTATCAAGCCAATCTCCAAGAAGCAACTTTAACCGATGCTGGCTTAGGCGATGTGACAACGGCTCGCAACTTCATTCCGTTTGTAGGGATACAACGCTACAGATTTTATACCAGCCTGCGAGGAGCCAACCTCAGCGGGACTAATTTGCAGAATGCGGATTTAGAGGATGTTGATGTCACCGATGCAAACCTGAGCGGTGCCAACTTGAGTGGGGTCAGCCTGGAAGAAGTAGACCTATCGAACACGATTCTCTGTGGGGCAACTCTGCCGGATGGTTCAACCTCAACTCAGGGATGTCCATAAATAGAGCGGGTAGTCCTAATTTAACGTCAGTTTGGTTTAAGAGCCCGGCGAATGAATTCGCGGCTACTAAAATGAAGTGGTGATAGCTATATCACTCTCAACGAGGAGTGGCTGCATTTTGGGCTCGTTGCAAGAGTTGTTGAGCACTGGTCGCCCACTGCGCATTTCCCTGTGCATTAAACAAATCTCTAGCGTATTGCAACACCTGTTGAGCGTCAGCATATTTGCCCTGCCGCAGAAACACTAGACCCGCCCCATAGTAGGCGTTGGGATAGTTGGAGTTGGCTTGAGCCGATCGCCGAAATGCTTCTAACGCCGCATCCAGATTGTCTTGCTCAAACAAAATCGACCCGGCACTGTAGTGTGCCTCGGCATAGTTGGGATTGATACTGACTGCCTGTTGAAAGGCACGTAGAGCCAGGTTTTGTTGCCGCTGTTGCTGATAGACCAACCCCAGGTGATAGGGAGGTTCTGGCGCATTGGGACTGAGTTGAATTGCCCGTTGAAAGGCTTCGATCGCCTGTTGCCAGTTGCCCTGTTGTCGCCGCACTAAACCCAGATTGTAATATGCCAGACCCAGGTCGGGGTCAAGTTCGATCGCCCGTTGCAGGTAATCACCCGCCAGAGAAACGTTGTTGCCCTCTAGCAGAGCGGCTCCCAGGTTGGCGTATGCCAGGGCAAATCGAGGTTCTGCCTGGGTTGCCTGGTAGAAAGCCGTTGCCGCTTCTTGCAACTGTCCCTGTTGGCGCAGTGCCAACCCCAGGTTGTAG
Above is a genomic segment from Oscillatoria sp. FACHB-1407 containing:
- a CDS encoding DUF3419 family protein, whose product is MGSEIADRATFEQIRYAQCWEDADILVQALDIQPHHVCLSIASAGDNTLALLSRSPQRVIALDLSPAQLACLELRIAAYRELSHTELLVLIGSGDGRDRQDLYRRCRSQLSPDARYFWDSHSAEIDRGIGHAGKFERYFQLFRRWVLPLVHNRQRVEQLLSGGSLTRRREFYQREWDTWQWRSLFRIFFSRFVMGRAGRDPSFFKYVEGNVADRILQRTRYALTELNPAENPYLQWILTGRHTTALPYALHPENFDAIRANLDRLEWRCSSVEDFLSDIGENAIDRYNLSDIFEYLSPANYHQLLQRLINASRPQARLAYWNMLAPRSRPDSMADQLQPLTDLAQALYAQDKAFFYSAFVVEEVI
- a CDS encoding PEP/pyruvate-binding domain-containing protein, with the translated sequence MNATQSNATLGQLGGKANALTTLVQYNFPVPAWFVLSPQAFEHSLTPQQREQLQSGDLDQALRNLRLSETAQAELMKALQTLCPNGERVAVRSSAVDEDGATHSFAGQLESFLGVPLDQVAARVADVWRSGFGDRLLAYRQENQLTSLPSPPAVLIQRMVNADVAGVAFSANPVTGQRGVAVISAVYGLGTALVSGDVDADTFQVDRRGQVIHRYLARKTVAHRLIEQDGSVTVAPVPIADELVEEPTLTDEQVQVIARLVRDVEQRFERPQDIEWAIEQGELYLLQARPITNLVKIADPDGALTLWDNSNIVESYGGVTTPLTFSFARRAYEEVYRQFCRIMGVSKGAIADHDITFRRMLGLIQGRIYYNLLSWYRVLALLPGFTVNRRFMEQMMGVREELPADVLTTLTAATLTDKLRDSLRLVNSIVGLLRNLITLPRQIRRFYQRLDRALSLPQSQLETMRPDELAAYYHMLERQLLTRWDAPLINDFFAMIFYGVLRKLAIAWCNDTAGTLQNDLISSEGGMISAEPAERVRQMAETISNDPVFVDLLRTGSLPQILQHIPTVPAFHQQYEAYLAKFGDRCLEELKLESQTLHDNPLLLLRSIGNLATSPSASTDAVNHVSPIPHTPLREQAELIVAQALQKNPLKRWLFNWVLSNARARVRDRENLRFERTRLFGRVRRLFLELGRRFYALDQLTSPQDVFYLNVEEVLGFIDGTTTCTDLKGLVAVRQAEFERYRRQSAPPDRFQTRGTVHPFILQLSSSHSTLATTAADTVSLQGMGCCPGIVRAQVQVITDPRTAELRKGSILVAERTDPGWIMLFPAAAGLLVERGSLLSHAAIVAREMGIPAIVSLAGVMQWLKDGDWVEMDGSTGMVRRLEVVHSPIDPTPEATVETTNPTEFQPVETPSLEPIPLEAKSVEASHGQ
- a CDS encoding UbiA family prenyltransferase translates to MQAMLNRWWVYQQERFPVIKNGLLIAIFSLSAVCYSVLLRERIFDPLLAQRSRPIWELEGFSLWQTVGSGVIAFLVVFLFFLQLRIADEFKDYEDDFRYRPYRPVPRGLVTLKELGRLAIAAAAIQLGLTIAVDPRLVLMLALVWGYMTLMTYEFFVPGWLKSHPPIYLISHMVIMPLIALYATACDWINGSWFAPPGVLWFLVVSFLGGIMLEIGRKIRAPKDEEKGVETYTALWGRQKAVMIWLGILWLLTLSTVIAAMHVRFTIPVILLMLLLLTIAVFVAWRFMVRPTTQSAKWVEQVSGVWSLVVYLSLGLLPLILRNV
- a CDS encoding hydroxymethylglutaryl-CoA reductase, yielding MSTHYRHVSTYLEQLLRSHTVQELEDRLQPKLTPSPARMPGGSRLTPEAIARRWQVLNAAPDTQSAVLDPQTLVQAECYRRNIENFIGTVKIPVGIAGPLQVNGLFAQGSYYVPLATTEAALVASYNRGAQLLTEVGGCTALLMNEGVSRAPGFAFRTVTEVGKFMLWAIAQQEAFKYAAESTTRYGKLTDMRITVEGNHVYLDFQFNTGDAAGQNMVTIATQAICDYIREHSPIQPQHWFVEANLSGDKKASAQSFLSVRGKKVTAEVTIPTTVLQKRLHATPAQMVEYWRMSAIGGTLTGTIGVQGHYANGLAALYIACGQDAACVAESAVGVTRFEVTPADELYAAVTLPNLIVGTVGGGTGLPSQQACLEILGLAGTGNARAFAEVCASLLLAGELSIIGALCSGEFTRAHQRLARGKISDHGQVSGHERLSEQGDEGDYASHA
- a CDS encoding helix-turn-helix domain-containing protein, whose product is MKGGNKYEPLLNYLRRSDRPEITLTFTEIETIIGDELPTSARRQKAWWSNRTKGALQASAWMMAGYLVEAIDVAHESVTFRKPSTEYAIQRVGDTVLWNAELIKALRRHMGLSQVEFAQKLGVRQQTVSDWETSVYDPRLSTSKYLTMVAEQAGFKYGQTDIPPKT
- the lepB gene encoding signal peptidase I yields the protein MSKPTQPTDSSKFWIESLKTIGLSLFLALGVRTAVAEPRYVPTGSMEPTIHINDRVLIDKISYRFSPPKRGDIAMFSPPDVLLEQNLRDDLIKRVIGLPGETVEVRDGRVYINDEPLQENYIAAPPEYQWGPEVVPPDSYLVLGDNRNNSYDSHFWGYVPRERMIGRAMVRFWPPHRIGAVD